The Bos indicus x Bos taurus breed Angus x Brahman F1 hybrid chromosome 11, Bos_hybrid_MaternalHap_v2.0, whole genome shotgun sequence genome includes a region encoding these proteins:
- the STAMBP gene encoding STAM-binding protein isoform X1: MPDVTFSEAPRVVRGGQDFLVLMSDHGDVSLPPEDRVRALSHRGSAVEINEDIPPRRYFRSGVEIIRMASVYCEEGNIEYAFILYNKYITLFIEKLPKHRDYKSAVIPEKKDTVKKLKEIAFPKAEELKAELLKRYTKEYLEYNEEKKKEAEEFARNVAMQEELEKERRRVAQQKQQQLEQEQFHAFEEMIRNQELEKERLKIVQEFGKVDPGLGGPLVPDLETPSLDVFPTVPAIPTQPSDCNAAVRLAKPPVVDRSLKPGALNNLEAPTIDGLRHVVVPGKLCPQFLQLAGANTTRGVETCGILCGKLMRNEFTITHVLIPKQSAGSDYCNTENEEELFLIQDQQGLITLGWIHTHPTQTAFLSSVDLHTHCSYQMMLPESIAIVCSPKFQETGFFRLTDHGLEEISSCRQKGFHPHSKDPPLFCSCSHVTVVDRAVTVTDLR; encoded by the exons atgCCGGACGTGACGTTTTCGGAAGCGCCGAGAGTCGTCCGCGGGGGACAG gaCTTCTTGGTCCTCATGTCTGACCATGGAGATGTGAGCCTCCCACCCGAAGACCGGGTGAGGGCCCTGTCCCACAGGGGCAGCGCCGTGGAGATAAATGAAGACATTCCACCCCGCCGGTACTTCCGCTCCGGAGTGGAGATTATCCGGATGGCGTCTGTTTACTGTGAGGAAGGCAACATCGAATATGCCTTCATCCTCTATAACAAGTATATCAC GCTCTTTATTGAGAAACTACCAAAGCATCGAGATTACAAATCAGCTGTCATTCCTGAAAAGAAAGACACAGTAAAG AAATTAAAGGAGATTGCATTTCCCAAAGCAGAAGAACTGAAGGCAGAACTGTTAAAACGATATACCaaagaatatttagaatataatgaagaaaaa AAGAAGGAAGCGGAAGAATTTGCCCGAAATGTAGCCATGCAGGAAGAGCTGGAAAAGGAAAGACGGAGGGTGgcccagcagaagcagcagcagttggaGCAGGAGCAGTTCCATGCCTTCGAGGAGATGATCCGGAACCAGGAGCTAGAAAAGGAACGACTGAAGATTGTGCAGGAGTTTGGGAAGGTGGACCCTGGCCTGGGGGGCCCACTGGTGCCTGACTTGGAGACGCCCTCCCTAGATGTGTTCCCCACGGTGCCTGCTATACCCACACAGCCTTCAGACTGTAATGCAGCTGTGAGGCTTGCCAAGCCACCGGTGGTGGACAGATCCTTGAAACCTGGAGCACTGAACAACTTGGAAG CTCCTACAATCGATGGATTGCGCCACGTGGTGGTGCCCGGGAAGCTCTGCCCACAGTTTCTCCAGTTGGCCGGTGCCAACACTACCCGGGGAGTGGAGACATGTGGAATTCTCTGTGgaaaactg atgaggaacgAATTTACCATTACCCACGTTCTCATCCCCAAGCAGAGTGCTGGGTCTGATTATTGCAACACCGAGAATGAAGAAGAGCTTTTCCTCATACAGGATCAGCAGGGTCTCATCACACTGGGCTGGATTCAT aCTCATCCCACGCAGACAGCCTTCCTCTCCAGTGTTGACCTACACACTCACTGCTCGTACCAGATGATGTTGCCAGAGTCGATAGCCATTGTTTGTTCCCCCAAATTCCAGGA AACTGGATTCTTTAGACTCACTGACCATGGACTAGAGGAGATTTCTTCCTGTCGCCAGAAAGGATTTCATCCCCACAGCAAGGACCCACCCCTCTTCTGT AGCTGCAGCCATGTGACTGTTGTGGACAGAGCTGTGACCGTCACAGACCTTCGATGA
- the STAMBP gene encoding STAM-binding protein isoform X2, whose protein sequence is MSDHGDVSLPPEDRVRALSHRGSAVEINEDIPPRRYFRSGVEIIRMASVYCEEGNIEYAFILYNKYITLFIEKLPKHRDYKSAVIPEKKDTVKKLKEIAFPKAEELKAELLKRYTKEYLEYNEEKKKEAEEFARNVAMQEELEKERRRVAQQKQQQLEQEQFHAFEEMIRNQELEKERLKIVQEFGKVDPGLGGPLVPDLETPSLDVFPTVPAIPTQPSDCNAAVRLAKPPVVDRSLKPGALNNLEAPTIDGLRHVVVPGKLCPQFLQLAGANTTRGVETCGILCGKLMRNEFTITHVLIPKQSAGSDYCNTENEEELFLIQDQQGLITLGWIHTHPTQTAFLSSVDLHTHCSYQMMLPESIAIVCSPKFQETGFFRLTDHGLEEISSCRQKGFHPHSKDPPLFCSCSHVTVVDRAVTVTDLR, encoded by the exons ATGTCTGACCATGGAGATGTGAGCCTCCCACCCGAAGACCGGGTGAGGGCCCTGTCCCACAGGGGCAGCGCCGTGGAGATAAATGAAGACATTCCACCCCGCCGGTACTTCCGCTCCGGAGTGGAGATTATCCGGATGGCGTCTGTTTACTGTGAGGAAGGCAACATCGAATATGCCTTCATCCTCTATAACAAGTATATCAC GCTCTTTATTGAGAAACTACCAAAGCATCGAGATTACAAATCAGCTGTCATTCCTGAAAAGAAAGACACAGTAAAG AAATTAAAGGAGATTGCATTTCCCAAAGCAGAAGAACTGAAGGCAGAACTGTTAAAACGATATACCaaagaatatttagaatataatgaagaaaaa AAGAAGGAAGCGGAAGAATTTGCCCGAAATGTAGCCATGCAGGAAGAGCTGGAAAAGGAAAGACGGAGGGTGgcccagcagaagcagcagcagttggaGCAGGAGCAGTTCCATGCCTTCGAGGAGATGATCCGGAACCAGGAGCTAGAAAAGGAACGACTGAAGATTGTGCAGGAGTTTGGGAAGGTGGACCCTGGCCTGGGGGGCCCACTGGTGCCTGACTTGGAGACGCCCTCCCTAGATGTGTTCCCCACGGTGCCTGCTATACCCACACAGCCTTCAGACTGTAATGCAGCTGTGAGGCTTGCCAAGCCACCGGTGGTGGACAGATCCTTGAAACCTGGAGCACTGAACAACTTGGAAG CTCCTACAATCGATGGATTGCGCCACGTGGTGGTGCCCGGGAAGCTCTGCCCACAGTTTCTCCAGTTGGCCGGTGCCAACACTACCCGGGGAGTGGAGACATGTGGAATTCTCTGTGgaaaactg atgaggaacgAATTTACCATTACCCACGTTCTCATCCCCAAGCAGAGTGCTGGGTCTGATTATTGCAACACCGAGAATGAAGAAGAGCTTTTCCTCATACAGGATCAGCAGGGTCTCATCACACTGGGCTGGATTCAT aCTCATCCCACGCAGACAGCCTTCCTCTCCAGTGTTGACCTACACACTCACTGCTCGTACCAGATGATGTTGCCAGAGTCGATAGCCATTGTTTGTTCCCCCAAATTCCAGGA AACTGGATTCTTTAGACTCACTGACCATGGACTAGAGGAGATTTCTTCCTGTCGCCAGAAAGGATTTCATCCCCACAGCAAGGACCCACCCCTCTTCTGT AGCTGCAGCCATGTGACTGTTGTGGACAGAGCTGTGACCGTCACAGACCTTCGATGA